One window from the genome of [Clostridium] celerecrescens 18A encodes:
- a CDS encoding PTS sugar transporter subunit IIA encodes MMTKEVIKKDYIFTGMEFGSKEEALRSIAEKAVSLGLCRDVEGTYKGFLERESQGPTGMEDGFAIPHTRCESVVQTGIIVVKSNNELEWESFDGKPVHIMIALIVPKENYGNEHIQILASLSRMLMKQEFRNRLMESDSAGEIYEVIHQAVSIN; translated from the coding sequence ATGATGACGAAGGAAGTGATCAAAAAAGATTATATTTTTACCGGGATGGAATTTGGGAGTAAGGAGGAAGCGCTTCGTTCCATCGCAGAAAAGGCGGTAAGCTTAGGGCTGTGCCGGGATGTGGAAGGAACTTATAAGGGATTTTTGGAACGGGAGTCTCAGGGTCCTACCGGCATGGAGGACGGGTTTGCAATTCCTCATACCCGTTGTGAATCCGTAGTTCAGACGGGAATCATTGTGGTGAAATCGAACAATGAACTGGAGTGGGAATCCTTTGACGGCAAGCCGGTTCATATTATGATTGCTTTAATTGTTCCAAAGGAGAATTACGGAAATGAGCACATTCAGATTCTGGCATCCCTTTCGAGAATGCTGATGAAACAGGAATTCCGGAACAGGCTTATGGAGTCTGATTCCGCCGGGGAGATTTACGAGGTCATTCATCAGGCGGTGTCTAT